In Lujinxingia sediminis, the sequence CCCGGGCCGCTTAGAATTTCGAAGAAGGCATGCAGCTGCGTCTGGTCGCTGTGGTCGAGCGCGTTGTGAACGATCTCGTGCAGCGAGGTCGACGATTGTGCCATGGTGAAGGCGTCGCCGTCGTTTTCGACACGTTGCAGGATAAGGTTGAGGTCGCCCAGGCGGAGCGGGTTGTGCAGAGAGACGACGGTGGGATGGTGTGAACTCAGACGATGCGTCCCGATGAAGGTCCCGTTCGTACTTCCAAGGTCGGTGATCAGAATCTGCTCGCCGAGCATATCAATGCTCAGATGGCGGCCGGAGATGCTGGTGAAGGGGATGGGAAGATCGTTGTCGAGCTGTCTCCCCAGGGTGAAGGGGAAGTGGTCGGCGATGGCATGGCGAGCGCGGGTGCCATCGGCGGTTTCAAGGGTCAGGTGAAGACGGCGCATGCATACCTCCGCAGGTGGTATGCCAAACTGCGCTAGGCGTGTACGAGCCCTAGTTGGCTAAGTAAGAAGTAGAGAGCAGTTACGATGATAAACGCGGCGATAGCCGCACCCATCCCCGTGCGGCGCATACGCTGCCGAGCGATGCGGGCGCGGGTGGCCTCCTGATCACGGAGATCGACCAGGTGGTCGGGGTCGGGCGATTCCAGATACGACTGTGCGATGCGTGCCTCCCGGCGCCAGAAGCCACGCTCGGCGTCGTTGAGGCGCTGTCCTCGGATGTCAATGACGTAGTGCGCAACAACGTCGTTGTTTTGAAGGCGGAGGGTCAGAGTGGTGCCCAGTCCACTCATCTCACTGGTGCGCCAGCCGGCTCCGGGGGTTCCGCGGGTCAGCGTGAGGGCATCATCGTCGTCGGCCGCACGCGGCATATAGCCGTTGTGCACAAAGAAGTCGGCGAGCAGGTCGAGCGGCGCGGCGGGGTGCTCGTCGGGCAACGCGATGGTATGGGTGGTCTCGAAAGTCGACACGGGAGAGTGCCCGGGTTGAGGGAGATGCGTCAGAATACGGCGCTGGAATGACGTGAACTTTAGCACCCGCTACCACGGGTCGCAACGGCGTGACGTCCGGTGAGCCCGGGGTCGGAGCGTCGCCGATGGTGCGAGCACTATAAGGGAGAAAAGATGCTGGAGAAGATCGACCATATTGGAATCGCGGTGCGTTCGGTGGAGGCAAGCTCGGTACTCTACCGCGATGTTCTGGGCCTGGCCTACGAGGGAACCGAAGAGGTGGAGAGCCAGGGGGTAAAAGTGGCTTTTTTCCGGCTTGGTGAGGCCAAGATCGAGCTGTTGGAGCCCCTGCACGACGAGAGCCCGATCGCACGCTTTTTAGAGAAGAACGGGGAAGGGATTCACCATATCGCGCTGGGATGCGACGATCTCGACGCCTGGCGAGCGCGCATGGAAGAGGCCGGTGTGCGCCTCCTGAGTGAGGAGCCGATTGACGGAGCCCATGGAAAACTCATCACTTTTATGCACCCACGCGATACGGGGCGAGTGCTGCTGGAGCTGACGCAGCGTCGCCCTCAGGGGTGAGTCAGGCGGGAACCACTGGGGGGGGGCTGCCGGTGGGGCAGTCCCTGAGAATGGGGCAGCGCTCGCATAAAGGAGATCGGGCTCGGCACAGAGTGCGTCCGTGTTCGACCAACGCCATATGTGCCGGGAGGCGATCGTCGGGGGGAATGAGGGCCTGCATCTGCTGGTGGGCCACTTCATCGCTGAGTGAGGGGTCAAGCCAGCCCAGACGCTCGAAGATGCGGAAGATGTGTGTGTCCATCGGGAAGAGGGGCATGGCACAGGCTGCCATCAGCGTAAAGGCCGCAGTCTTTGGTCCAACACCTTTGAACTCTAAAAGGTAGGTGCGCGCCTTTTCAGGCTCCATCTGGTGCAGATGCTCCAGATCGTAGCGGTGACACTCATCGTGGACCCGGATGAGCAGCGCCTGAATGCGTTGTGCTTTCTGTCTGGCAAGCCCCGCCGGGCGGATAAGGTCTTCCACGGTCGGCGTGGGGGCATATGCAATGCGGTGCCAGTCGGCGTTGAACGACTCCAAAAGCTCGCCGAAGGCCTGGTCGGTGGCCGCACGGGTGGTTTGTTGGCTGAGGATCGTGCGCACCAGCGTGCCCAGCACGTCATCGCCGTCAGCGCGGCGCGGAGGGTCGTAGCGGTGGTAGAGGCGATCCAAAACGCGTCGCAGAGTGGCGAAGTCGGGGATGGTGTACATGCTCACGGGGGGCTCCGAGGAAGGGGACCCGTTTGAAATAGAGTTGTCGGGGCGGCCGGTTTTAACCCTGGGCGAGTTTTGAAGGTGTCGAGGTTCAAAAGGGGGTTTCGCCCACGGGCGATGTCTCGTAATCTGCGACCATCGCATTCAAGGCTGAGTCGGGGCGAGAAGCCCTGCTGAGAGGCATCGTCCGAAGGATCGGCACAGAAGTTGCTCCGTTCATCGTTTGTCGCTTACCAGAGGCGGTCATCGTGTCATGAGGGCCAGCTTTTACGATCATTGAAGCGCAAATCCAGACGTCAGGAGAATACCATCTATGAGCGCCAAAGAGAGCTTGCTGCATAAGATTGGCCGTCACCACGATATCGATGAGTACCGCGAACTGCACTGGGAAGGGAGCTTCGAGGAGTACCTGGACCTTGTGCGTGAGGACGTTCGGGTGACCCGTAACGCCTACCAGCGCATCTACGATATGGTGATGTCGTACGGGACCGAAGAGTACATCGATAACAAGAAGAAGATCGTCCGCTACAACTTCTTCAAAGATGAGATCACGGGTGGTGCCGACGCGATCTACGGGTTGGACATTCCGCTGATGCGTCTGGTCAACGTCTTTAAAGCGGCGGCCAATGAGTACGGGACTGAGAAGCGAATCATCCTCTTGCACGGCCCGGTAGG encodes:
- the mce gene encoding methylmalonyl-CoA epimerase, encoding MLEKIDHIGIAVRSVEASSVLYRDVLGLAYEGTEEVESQGVKVAFFRLGEAKIELLEPLHDESPIARFLEKNGEGIHHIALGCDDLDAWRARMEEAGVRLLSEEPIDGAHGKLITFMHPRDTGRVLLELTQRRPQG
- a CDS encoding endonuclease III domain-containing protein, producing the protein MYTIPDFATLRRVLDRLYHRYDPPRRADGDDVLGTLVRTILSQQTTRAATDQAFGELLESFNADWHRIAYAPTPTVEDLIRPAGLARQKAQRIQALLIRVHDECHRYDLEHLHQMEPEKARTYLLEFKGVGPKTAAFTLMAACAMPLFPMDTHIFRIFERLGWLDPSLSDEVAHQQMQALIPPDDRLPAHMALVEHGRTLCRARSPLCERCPILRDCPTGSPPPVVPA